The stretch of DNA AGACTCATGGCAATGGGAGAGTTAGCGGTTAATATAGCCCATGAGATTAGAAATCCGCTGGGAAGTATCGAGTTATTTGCTTCTTTGCTTAAAAGGGAATTAAAAGATAATCCAGATAATTTGAAACTAGTGGAACATATTATATCGTCTATAAAGAGTCTCAACCATACTCTTTCGAATCTCCTTTTGTTTACAAAGACCCAAAAACCTGCTTTTACCGATATAGACATTCATGAATTTTTAGATAATGCAGCGTCTTTTATTAACTATAATCTCAAACAGAATAATATATGTTTAAAAAGAATTTATGGGTCTAAAAATCCTATTATAAAAGGTGATGGAGAGCTTTTAAAACAGGTATTTTTTAACCTTACATTGAATGCCATCCAAGCCATGCCAGAAGGAGGAACCCTGAACATTTCTACAAAGGTTTTAGATGGTAAATTCAATAGAAAAGAAAATAATGAAAAAAATATTAACGGAAAAAATATGAATGGATTAAATCTTGTTGAGATAAAATTTGTAGATTCTGGGAATGGTATACCAGAAGGGTATATAAAAAGTATATTCACTCCTTTTTTTACAACAAAAGAAAGGGGAACAGGTTTAGGTTTAGCCATTGTTCATAATATAATAGATTCACATAACGGCTTTATTAGCGCAAAAAGCATAAAAGGAAAGGGAACAGAGTTTAGTATTTCAATTCCTATTGAAAGATTTAGACAAGCTAAGACTGAAAGAATTTTAAATAATTCAAAAATCCTTGGTTTAGAGAAGCAATTATAATAATAGAAAGGAGAATCGTTAATGGGTGAAAGACCAATCTTAGTTATAGATGATGAGGCTGGAATGAGAGCAGCCATAAGAGAGACATTAATTAGGGTTGGATATGATGTTACTACTGCTTCAAATGGTTTTGAAGCTATAAGCAAATTGAAGGAGAATAACTTTCATCTAGTTCTAACAGATATGAAAATGCCAAGAATGAATGGCCTAGAAGTCTTACGAAAAGTAAAAAAGCAAATACCACATCTTCCAGTTATTATGATTACAGCTTACGGTACAATCGATACAGCTGTAGAGGCTATGAAAGAGGGTGCTTTTGATTATATTATTAAACCGTTCTCCACAGAAAAATTAGAAAGTGTTGTCAATAAGGCTTTGTTAAATATTGATCAGAAGAGCCTTCCCCAAAGAGATTTTTCTCAAATAAAGATCAATCAAAAAAAGGAGATAGTTACCAAGAATAAAAAGATGTTGGAGATTTTAGAAATAGCAGAAGAGATATCCAAAAGCAACTCAGCTGTTATGATTCAGGGTGAGAGCGGTACGGGGAAGGAACTGTTAGCTTGCTATATACATAAATCAAGTCAAAGACGGGATAAACCTTTTATAGCCATTAACTGTGCTGCCTTGCCAGAAGGTCTGTTAGAGAGTGAGCTCTTCGGACATGAGAAAGGATCTTTTACAGGGGCGATAGCAAGAAAAATAGGTAAATTTGAGTTAGCGAACGACGGTACAATTCTTTTGGATGAAATTAGCGAAATGGAACATCAATTACAGGCAAAGCTTCTCAGGGTATTGCAGGAATATGAAATCGATAGGGTTGGAGGCAGGACACCTATACCTATAGATATAAGGATTGTTTCTACAACAAACAAGGATCTAAAAGAAGAAGTGAAAAAAGGAAATTTTAGAGAGGATCTCTTCTATAGGCTTAATGTAATACCTTTAACGATCCCCCCTTTAAGAGAGAGAAAAGGAGACATATCAATTTTGGCAGATCATTTTTTGAAAAAATATAGTAAGAGAAACGGAAAAAAAACATCGAGGATATCTGAAGAGACTATTGACTTATTAAAAAAATATTATTGGAGGGGAAATGTACGGGAGCTAGAGAATGTTATCGAAAGAGCAGTTGTTTTATGTGATGGAGATGTCATTTTACCTAAGAATCTATTTATGAATGAAGAATTTGACAATGAAGAATCAATATCTGTAAGGGCTGGAGTTTCATTAAGGGAAATGGAAAAACAACTCATATTTAAAACTCTTGATGAAGTGGGTGGGAACAGGACTCATGCAGCCAAGGTATTAGGTATTAGTATAAGAACATTGAGAAATAAATTGAATGAATACAAGGAAAATCCTCTAAAGCAGATATAACAATTCTTTAAAGAATGATTAAAAATTCAGTATTGATGATACATTTTAATGATTAAAGGTTTTAAAAATTATTTAGTAAGAGAGAGTTGGTATTTGGTATATTATTTGCATTTTTTAGTGCAAAGGAGATAACAATATGAGCGTAAATAGAATTTTCGGTAGGACAATTAACCTCCTTGAAAAGATTTTAGATTTTAGAGCCAAAAGGCATAATATTTTGGTTTCAAACATATCTAATGTAGATACTCCTCGTTATAAGGCGAAGGATATCACTTTTGAAGACCAACTCAAGAAGGTAATAGGAGATAATGCCCATTTAAAAAGAACAAATGTTAATCATTTGCCAATAAATAGTGAAAATTTCAATGAAATAAAGCCAAACATCATCTCCAGCCCTACAACTTTAATGAGGGAAGATTTGAATACAGTAGATATAGATAAAGAGATGACAAAATTGGCAGAGAATAACATTATGTATAATGCCTCTGCTGACATAATATCAAAATTACTTCAATTAGTTAAATACTCAATAGAAGGAGAAAGAAGATAAAATGGATTTCTTCTCAGCTTTAAAAATCAGTTCATCAGGTCTGAGCGCACAGCGCCTAAGAATGAATGTTATTTCGAGTAATCTTGCAAATGCAAACACAACCAGAACTTCAGAAGGAGTTCCTTACAGGAGAAAAGATATTGTGTTTTCAGCTACTCCTTTAAATAGGCCCTTTCAGAATATCTTAGATGCAGAGTTAAATAATAATATAAGGGCAGTTAATATAGTGAATATCATAGAAGATCAAAGACCTTTTCGGCTGGTATATAATCCACAACACCCAGACGCTAATGAAGAGGGGTTTGTCGCTATGCCTAATATTAGAATTATGGAAGAAATGGTAAATCTTCTCTCAGCAACACGTTCATATGAGGCAAATGTAACGGCTATCAATTCTATAAAGAATATGGCATTAAAAGCTCTAACAATAGGACGCTAATTTTTTTATAAGGAGTTATCAAATGAAAGAGATATTTATTGATAGTAATATCAAAAACGGTCTCCCACCCATCTCTAATAAAAAGAAGTCCCAAGAGAAATCGGGCGCATCATTTGGCAATATGCTAAAAAATTATCTTCAAGATGTAAACAAGCTTCAGAAAGAAGCAGATAAAACCATCCAGAATTTGGCAGTTGGAAATGAAAAAAATATTCATGAGACAATGATAGCTATAGAAAAGGCAGATATTTCATTCAGATTAATGATGCAGATTAGAGAAAAGATAATAAAAGCCTATGAAGAAATCATTAGAATGCCTCTCTAAAACATTAACTTTTAATTTGTATGAGGTAAAATGTTTAATTTTTTAAAACAATTGAATATACAATTTCAGACATTTTTAAGAGGCCTTTCTGTTGGCAAGAGAATGTTCCTCTTGTTCCTATTAGGAACTGTTATGATTGGTTCTATTGTTATGATTGTGTTGTCTCAGAATGCCAATTATCAGCTTCTCTATGCCAATTTAACACAGGAAGATGCCTCTAGTATTATGTTAAAGCTGAAAGAACAAAAGGTTCCCTATCGTATATCTGGAGATGGAAACTCTATCATGATTCCAGCAAATTATGTTTATGAAACCCGTCTGCAATTAGCAAGTGAAGGATTACCACAAGGAGGTGGTATAGGCTACGAACTCTTTGATAAGAATACTTTTGGATTAACGGAGTTTGTTCAAAAACTTAATTATCAAAGGGCGCTGCAAGGTGAATTATCAAGGACAATAAACCAGATAGCAGAGGTGGATAAATCTCGGGTTCATCTTGTTATGTCAGAGAAGACTCTTTTTATCGAGGATCAAGAAGAGGCTACTGCTTCTGTTTTAGTCAAGCTTCATCCCGGGAGAAAACTAAAAAAGGAACAAATCCAAGGTATTGTTCATCTAGTAGCGAGTAGTGTTATGGGTTTAAAGCCTCAGAATATAACCATGGTTGATCAGTATGGAAATATTTTGTTAGGAGGAGAAAGTTCTTTTTTAGGTCAATTGTCTAATTCACAGCTAGAATATCAGAATAATCTTGAAAGGAGGTTAGAAAATAGGGTCCAGACAATCCTTGAAAAGGTCGTTGGTAAGGGAAGAGTGATTGCCAGGGTTTCAACTAGTTTAGACTTTAGTCAGATTGAAAAGACAGAAGAGAGATATGACCCTGAAAGTCAGGTTGTGCGGAGTCAAAACTCTACAGAAGAGAAATCAAGCGGTAAGGGACCAGTACCTGCTGGTGTTCCAGGGGTAGTTTCTAATCTGCCGGGACAACAGAGTCAGAGCTTTGAACAAGGCGCGAGGTCTGATTTTAAGAAAACAAATGAAACGATAAATTATGAGATAAATAAAATAACAGAAAGAATTGTTGAGCCTGTGGTTAATGTCAACAGATTATCAGTTGCTGTGCTTGTTGATGGTAAAAGAGAACTCGTCGATGGGAAGGAAGAGTATCTGGCAAGAACAAAAGAAGAAACAGAGAAATATGAGAATATTGTAAAGAGCGCTATAGGATACAATGAAAAAAGGAAAGACCAAGTAGTTGTTGAAAATATTGCCTTTGAAAAAATAAACCTTGGCGAAGAGGATGGATTAATAGAAAAGGTTGAACAGAGGCGTTTCTATATATCAGCAATAAAATATGCTGGCAGTGCCCTTCTTGTTCTCTTGGGATTTTTGTTTATCATAAAACCGATAATGAACAGCTTAGCAACAGGAATGCAAAAAGGACCTATTTCTCAGTTCCC from Nitrospinota bacterium encodes:
- the fliE gene encoding flagellar hook-basal body complex protein FliE, with translation MKEIFIDSNIKNGLPPISNKKKSQEKSGASFGNMLKNYLQDVNKLQKEADKTIQNLAVGNEKNIHETMIAIEKADISFRLMMQIREKIIKAYEEIIRMPL
- the flgC gene encoding flagellar basal body rod protein FlgC, which gives rise to MDFFSALKISSSGLSAQRLRMNVISSNLANANTTRTSEGVPYRRKDIVFSATPLNRPFQNILDAELNNNIRAVNIVNIIEDQRPFRLVYNPQHPDANEEGFVAMPNIRIMEEMVNLLSATRSYEANVTAINSIKNMALKALTIGR
- a CDS encoding ATP-binding protein, coding for FFNKLLESNPPLRKQKISKTETKLITQEGTELFISINIHLLRDARGKTIGKIIVIQDITRLKKLEEQAERRNRLMAMGELAVNIAHEIRNPLGSIELFASLLKRELKDNPDNLKLVEHIISSIKSLNHTLSNLLLFTKTQKPAFTDIDIHEFLDNAASFINYNLKQNNICLKRIYGSKNPIIKGDGELLKQVFFNLTLNAIQAMPEGGTLNISTKVLDGKFNRKENNEKNINGKNMNGLNLVEIKFVDSGNGIPEGYIKSIFTPFFTTKERGTGLGLAIVHNIIDSHNGFISAKSIKGKGTEFSISIPIERFRQAKTERILNNSKILGLEKQL
- the flgB gene encoding flagellar basal body rod protein FlgB, producing MSVNRIFGRTINLLEKILDFRAKRHNILVSNISNVDTPRYKAKDITFEDQLKKVIGDNAHLKRTNVNHLPINSENFNEIKPNIISSPTTLMREDLNTVDIDKEMTKLAENNIMYNASADIISKLLQLVKYSIEGERR
- the fliF gene encoding flagellar basal-body MS-ring/collar protein FliF, giving the protein MFNFLKQLNIQFQTFLRGLSVGKRMFLLFLLGTVMIGSIVMIVLSQNANYQLLYANLTQEDASSIMLKLKEQKVPYRISGDGNSIMIPANYVYETRLQLASEGLPQGGGIGYELFDKNTFGLTEFVQKLNYQRALQGELSRTINQIAEVDKSRVHLVMSEKTLFIEDQEEATASVLVKLHPGRKLKKEQIQGIVHLVASSVMGLKPQNITMVDQYGNILLGGESSFLGQLSNSQLEYQNNLERRLENRVQTILEKVVGKGRVIARVSTSLDFSQIEKTEERYDPESQVVRSQNSTEEKSSGKGPVPAGVPGVVSNLPGQQSQSFEQGARSDFKKTNETINYEINKITERIVEPVVNVNRLSVAVLVDGKRELVDGKEEYLARTKEETEKYENIVKSAIGYNEKRKDQVVVENIAFEKINLGEEDGLIEKVEQRRFYISAIKYAGSALLVLLGFLFIIKPIMNSLATGMQKGPISQFPKTVGELEAEIEGTEKEREGVAIRNKVANVVKENPKQAADLVRTWLDERK
- a CDS encoding sigma-54 dependent transcriptional regulator, producing the protein MGERPILVIDDEAGMRAAIRETLIRVGYDVTTASNGFEAISKLKENNFHLVLTDMKMPRMNGLEVLRKVKKQIPHLPVIMITAYGTIDTAVEAMKEGAFDYIIKPFSTEKLESVVNKALLNIDQKSLPQRDFSQIKINQKKEIVTKNKKMLEILEIAEEISKSNSAVMIQGESGTGKELLACYIHKSSQRRDKPFIAINCAALPEGLLESELFGHEKGSFTGAIARKIGKFELANDGTILLDEISEMEHQLQAKLLRVLQEYEIDRVGGRTPIPIDIRIVSTTNKDLKEEVKKGNFREDLFYRLNVIPLTIPPLRERKGDISILADHFLKKYSKRNGKKTSRISEETIDLLKKYYWRGNVRELENVIERAVVLCDGDVILPKNLFMNEEFDNEESISVRAGVSLREMEKQLIFKTLDEVGGNRTHAAKVLGISIRTLRNKLNEYKENPLKQI